One genomic window of Mogibacterium diversum includes the following:
- the coaBC gene encoding bifunctional phosphopantothenoylcysteine decarboxylase/phosphopantothenate--cysteine ligase CoaBC — MLKDKCVVVGVTGGIAAYKTASLVSALKKERADVHVIMTKNATEFISPLVFETLTGNKCMTDTFDRDFKFDVAHISIAKAADYFVVAPATANFIAKASYGMADDMLTTTFLAANCPKLVVPAMNTQMFLNPITQGNIMRLFKVGIRVMQPSSGVLACGDVGVGKMPEPDAILEEILFDLAYAKDLAGKKVLVTAGATQEAIDPVRYITNHSTGRMGYALAKAAAYRGAQVTLITGKTNLEPIPYVNTIEITTSAEMCEEVLKHAPKADYIFKAAAVSDYAPVYTSDEKIKKQDGNMVIELRRTSDILAELRKIRKPEQIICGFSMETQNLLENSRSKLERKCLDMICANSLRDAGAGFGGDTNIVTIITKDDETELGKLSKFDTAMAIIDKAKVLSQKLG, encoded by the coding sequence ATGCTTAAAGATAAATGTGTTGTTGTCGGTGTCACAGGCGGAATTGCTGCGTATAAAACGGCATCTCTAGTCAGCGCTCTCAAGAAGGAGCGTGCGGATGTGCACGTGATTATGACTAAAAATGCGACGGAATTCATCTCGCCGCTGGTCTTCGAGACACTTACGGGCAACAAGTGCATGACTGATACATTTGACAGGGACTTTAAATTCGATGTAGCGCACATATCTATCGCGAAGGCGGCAGATTACTTTGTCGTTGCTCCGGCAACTGCGAATTTTATCGCCAAGGCATCGTACGGAATGGCTGACGATATGCTCACAACTACTTTCCTCGCTGCGAACTGCCCTAAGCTGGTTGTACCTGCGATGAATACGCAGATGTTCCTTAACCCTATCACTCAGGGCAATATCATGAGACTCTTCAAGGTTGGAATCAGAGTCATGCAGCCATCGAGCGGAGTGCTCGCCTGCGGAGATGTGGGTGTCGGAAAGATGCCTGAGCCAGATGCTATTTTGGAAGAAATCCTATTTGATCTAGCATACGCAAAAGACCTCGCTGGCAAGAAGGTACTCGTCACCGCGGGCGCTACGCAGGAAGCAATTGACCCAGTCAGATATATCACCAATCATTCGACCGGGCGCATGGGATATGCCCTAGCTAAAGCTGCCGCTTACAGGGGAGCGCAGGTTACGCTCATCACCGGCAAGACTAATTTAGAGCCAATTCCTTATGTGAATACGATTGAGATTACTACTTCTGCCGAAATGTGCGAGGAAGTGCTAAAGCATGCGCCTAAGGCGGATTACATATTTAAGGCTGCTGCAGTTTCAGACTATGCGCCAGTTTATACATCTGATGAGAAGATTAAGAAACAGGACGGCAACATGGTCATAGAGCTGAGGAGAACCTCTGATATCTTGGCTGAGCTAAGGAAGATTAGAAAACCTGAGCAGATAATCTGTGGCTTCTCGATGGAAACTCAAAACTTGCTTGAAAACTCCCGCAGTAAGCTCGAGCGCAAATGTCTCGACATGATATGTGCGAACAGCCTTAGGGATGCAGGCGCTGGCTTCGGTGGGGACACCAATATAGTTACTATTATCACCAAGGATGACGAGACAGAGCTGGGTAAGCTCAGTAAATTCGATACAGCGATGGCGATTATCGATAAGGCCAAAGTACTTAGTCAGAAGCTTGGTTAA
- the rpiB gene encoding ribose 5-phosphate isomerase B: protein MKIAIGCDHAGYPLKVAVKDKLLKEGFEVVDFGTDSVESVDYPGYGKAVGKAVADGEAEKGIVICGSGIGISIAANKVKGVRCALCTSVEMAEMSRRHNDANVLAMGARMIEQDLAFKIVDKWLETDFEGGKHLRRINMLDE, encoded by the coding sequence ATGAAGATTGCTATTGGCTGCGATCACGCAGGGTATCCGCTCAAGGTGGCAGTTAAGGACAAGCTGCTCAAGGAAGGGTTCGAAGTAGTTGATTTTGGAACTGATTCGGTAGAGTCTGTTGATTACCCAGGTTATGGAAAAGCTGTTGGAAAAGCAGTCGCTGATGGAGAGGCTGAAAAGGGAATCGTTATCTGTGGCTCTGGCATAGGAATTTCTATCGCAGCGAATAAAGTCAAAGGCGTTAGATGTGCGCTCTGCACTTCCGTAGAGATGGCAGAGATGTCGAGAAGGCACAACGATGCGAACGTACTCGCGATGGGTGCCAGAATGATCGAACAGGACTTGGCATTTAAAATTGTCGATAAGTGGCTGGAGACAGATTTTGAAGGCGGAAAGCACCTTCGTCGTATAAACATGCTTGATGAATAA
- a CDS encoding acyl-CoA dehydratase activase produces MTRIGIDIGSTASKVCVIGEDDRPRFEVLPTGWNSKITAGIIKENLEKLGIDLESAKIVATGYGRISVDYADKVITEITCHGRGGYEMAGQEDCSIIDVGGQDTKYILVQDGRAVDFLMNDKCAAGTGKFIEVMANRLGLTIEELFDEAKRGDPIPISSICTVFAESEVINYMGEGRPKEEIAAGVIDSVATKVVTLCQKKAIADKCVITGGLSGNDYFAELLSKKLGRTVTPLPNGRYAGAYGAAILAGKIEK; encoded by the coding sequence ATGACTAGAATTGGAATTGATATTGGATCTACCGCTTCTAAGGTCTGCGTGATTGGAGAAGATGATAGGCCTCGCTTCGAGGTGTTACCTACGGGCTGGAACAGCAAGATTACTGCTGGCATAATCAAGGAAAACCTTGAGAAGCTCGGCATAGATTTAGAGAGCGCTAAGATTGTAGCAACTGGGTACGGACGAATCTCAGTAGACTACGCGGATAAAGTAATCACCGAGATCACTTGCCACGGACGCGGTGGCTATGAGATGGCGGGGCAGGAAGATTGCTCTATCATCGATGTCGGCGGTCAGGACACCAAGTATATCTTGGTTCAAGATGGCAGGGCCGTTGACTTCCTTATGAATGACAAGTGTGCCGCTGGAACGGGCAAATTTATCGAGGTTATGGCAAATCGCCTCGGCCTTACAATCGAAGAACTATTCGATGAGGCTAAACGGGGTGATCCGATACCGATTAGCTCAATATGCACGGTTTTCGCAGAATCTGAGGTTATCAACTACATGGGTGAAGGTCGCCCTAAGGAAGAGATTGCAGCTGGTGTAATCGATAGCGTTGCGACTAAGGTCGTGACACTTTGTCAAAAGAAAGCTATCGCAGATAAGTGCGTGATAACCGGCGGACTAAGCGGAAATGATTATTTTGCAGAGCTTCTCTCTAAGAAGCTAGGGCGAACAGTCACTCCGCTTCCTAATGGCCGATATGCTGGAGCGTATGGGGCGGCAATTCTAGCAGGAAAAATCGAGAAGTAA
- a CDS encoding C-GCAxxG-C-C family protein, whose product MVKEVNFEDVKRDVIHAFTNGCMCSESVITIANKHWDLGMGDDIMAIATGFPFGFGDGGNVCGAVAAATMSLGKVFGRVIPGDPSYEKCTSLVRELNDDVIAKFGSALCPDLLEGYEFATPVRKEHCTEIVVTVLESFARIMERECGVHVCW is encoded by the coding sequence ATGGTTAAAGAAGTAAATTTTGAAGATGTAAAGCGTGATGTAATACATGCATTCACAAACGGATGCATGTGCTCAGAATCCGTAATTACGATTGCAAACAAGCATTGGGATCTCGGGATGGGAGACGACATAATGGCCATCGCAACTGGCTTCCCATTCGGTTTTGGTGATGGCGGAAATGTATGCGGAGCTGTAGCTGCAGCGACGATGTCGCTCGGAAAAGTATTTGGCAGAGTAATCCCTGGAGATCCAAGCTATGAGAAATGCACATCGCTCGTAAGAGAACTCAATGACGATGTCATAGCGAAGTTTGGCAGTGCACTATGTCCAGACTTACTAGAGGGTTATGAATTTGCAACACCGGTTCGCAAGGAACACTGCACCGAAATAGTGGTAACAGTGCTTGAGTCATTCGCTCGCATAATGGAACGTGAATGTGGGGTTCATGTCTGTTGGTAA
- a CDS encoding imm68 putative immunity domain-containing protein, with protein sequence MYIENKYWNNYIGDTDDSLNLIAFLEDQSSDEIEFSDILQALGLNKHDGNFRRTTSPLGFTNSMGIYLDFTFAIDILTDLAAILLECKVNGSVDLHDLEPYDTDSRKINIIATPDDYELLNKALSDFSKNPLEYDLSELVPEEDMREMAEICEDLRQELLS encoded by the coding sequence ATGTATATTGAAAACAAATATTGGAACAACTATATCGGAGATACTGACGATAGTCTTAACCTTATCGCTTTTTTAGAAGATCAAAGTAGCGACGAGATAGAGTTTTCCGACATACTGCAAGCTTTAGGCCTTAACAAACATGATGGAAACTTTAGAAGAACCACTTCCCCTTTAGGTTTTACTAATTCTATGGGAATCTATCTTGATTTTACTTTCGCCATTGATATATTAACCGACCTTGCTGCGATATTATTAGAATGCAAAGTAAATGGCAGTGTTGATTTACACGACTTAGAGCCATATGATACAGATTCTCGCAAGATAAATATTATTGCTACACCAGATGATTATGAGCTTTTGAATAAAGCTCTTTCCGACTTTTCGAAGAATCCACTTGAGTATGACCTTTCTGAACTCGTTCCAGAGGAGGATATGCGCGAGATGGCGGAAATTTGCGAAGATCTAAGGCAGGAGCTGTTAAGCTAG
- the upp gene encoding uracil phosphoribosyltransferase yields MANREGKVYVFDHPLIQHKTALMRDVNTSVKEFRELATEVAMLMGFEATRDLPLEEVDIETPMCKTTVKMLEGEDIAIVPILRAGLGFVDGMLALVPNAKVGHVGLYRDPDTHLPVEYYCKLPTDIEKRKIFAVDPMLATGGSAIAAIDSIKNRGGHDIAFLCLIAAPEGIDALHKAHPDIDIYIAAKDERLNENAYILPGLGDAGDRLYGTK; encoded by the coding sequence ATGGCTAACAGAGAAGGCAAGGTATATGTGTTTGATCATCCGCTGATTCAGCACAAGACAGCTCTCATGAGAGATGTAAACACTAGTGTAAAGGAGTTCCGCGAGCTCGCTACTGAGGTGGCGATGCTGATGGGCTTCGAAGCGACAAGAGATTTGCCGCTTGAAGAGGTTGATATCGAAACACCTATGTGCAAGACTACAGTTAAGATGCTTGAGGGAGAAGATATTGCAATCGTTCCTATCTTAAGAGCTGGTCTTGGCTTTGTGGACGGAATGCTTGCGCTCGTTCCAAATGCAAAGGTAGGGCACGTTGGATTATACCGCGACCCAGACACACATCTTCCTGTTGAATATTATTGCAAGCTGCCTACAGACATCGAGAAGAGAAAGATTTTCGCTGTGGACCCAATGCTTGCAACTGGTGGAAGTGCTATCGCAGCAATCGATTCTATCAAGAACAGAGGCGGACATGATATAGCGTTCCTGTGCCTGATAGCAGCACCAGAAGGAATTGATGCCCTGCATAAGGCTCATCCTGATATTGACATCTACATTGCAGCAAAGGACGAGAGACTCAACGAAAACGCTTACATCCTCCCAGGACTTGGAGATGCAGGCGACAGACTTTACGGTACAAAGTAA
- the rpmE gene encoding 50S ribosomal protein L31: MKEGIHPDYKECKVTCACGNTFTTLSNTDTMRVEVCSECHPFFTGQQKFANRGGRVEKFKNKYNL; the protein is encoded by the coding sequence ATGAAGGAAGGAATCCATCCTGATTATAAGGAATGTAAAGTTACTTGCGCATGTGGTAATACCTTTACTACACTTTCGAACACTGACACTATGAGAGTCGAAGTATGCTCAGAGTGCCACCCATTCTTCACAGGTCAGCAGAAGTTTGCTAACCGTGGTGGACGTGTAGAGAAGTTCAAGAACAAATACAACCTTTAG
- a CDS encoding LysR family transcriptional regulator — MENRNVATFIKVVEMNNFTRAAESLGYSQAAVTAQIKQLEHELGAPLFDRIGKRINLTRAGETFLPYAFRLLKAEDEAVASIREQEGLSGTLTIGTSSSLSIGALPHIAIDFIKEYPDVNVVIKVSDFTQDLREKLIAGTMDLVFTMAENSNPQNFQRMLEKDVPMVFVAHPDHPLIGKKVPLRKILSEQLIVADREVGYTFYLNKFANDIGMQLEPALEVGSVAAIVNILEGGYGVSYLPWFVVEKPVADGKLATIDVTCPDPELKSSIICHKSKWIDPVIKKFIEYVDAGIK, encoded by the coding sequence ATGGAAAATCGTAACGTAGCGACCTTTATAAAGGTTGTAGAGATGAATAATTTTACTAGGGCAGCAGAGAGTCTCGGGTACTCTCAGGCAGCCGTAACTGCCCAGATAAAGCAACTCGAGCATGAACTCGGAGCACCTTTATTTGATAGAATCGGCAAGAGGATAAATCTTACTAGAGCGGGAGAGACATTCCTCCCATATGCTTTTCGTCTGCTTAAGGCGGAGGATGAAGCAGTTGCAAGCATCAGAGAGCAGGAAGGTCTCAGCGGAACGCTGACAATCGGAACATCTTCAAGTCTATCGATTGGAGCACTTCCACATATCGCTATTGATTTCATCAAGGAGTATCCTGATGTAAATGTAGTTATCAAGGTATCCGACTTTACTCAGGACCTGAGGGAAAAGCTCATCGCAGGAACTATGGACCTTGTGTTCACTATGGCGGAGAACTCCAATCCGCAGAATTTTCAGCGCATGCTTGAAAAGGATGTGCCGATGGTGTTCGTGGCTCATCCAGATCATCCTCTTATAGGCAAGAAGGTGCCGCTGCGCAAAATTCTCTCTGAACAGCTGATTGTTGCGGATAGAGAGGTTGGATATACATTCTATCTAAATAAATTTGCAAATGATATCGGTATGCAGCTCGAACCTGCACTTGAAGTCGGTTCAGTAGCAGCAATTGTCAATATACTAGAGGGCGGATACGGAGTGTCTTACCTCCCGTGGTTCGTCGTTGAGAAGCCAGTGGCAGATGGTAAGCTGGCGACAATTGATGTTACATGTCCGGATCCAGAGCTCAAGAGCAGCATAATCTGTCATAAGAGCAAGTGGATTGACCCGGTGATTAAGAAGTTCATCGAGTATGTCGATGCCGGTATAAAGTAA
- the prfA gene encoding peptide chain release factor 1, with protein MFDKLDFILEKYEELSKKVSDPDVIAKQKEWQKLMKEMSDLEPIVKEYTAYKKAKEELEEAKEILDMEDDEELREMAREELKANEAAIEEFTENLKILLLPKDPNDDKNVILEIRAGTGGDEAALFGSDLLRMYLRYAERMRWKTELIESNETEIGGVKEVVMLVKGKGAYSRLKYESGVHRVQRVPETESGGRVHTSAASVAVMPEVDDVEVNLDPNDVRVDVYRASGNGGQCVNTTDSAVRLTHMPTGLVVTCQDEKSQIKNKEKAFKVLKSRLFDLMQQEQNDKIAAERKSQIGSGDRSERIRTYNFPQSRITDHRINLTLYKLDSFLDGDLDEVIDALITEDQAEKMRDF; from the coding sequence ATGTTTGATAAGCTAGATTTTATACTTGAGAAATACGAGGAGCTATCGAAGAAGGTTTCTGACCCCGATGTTATCGCTAAGCAGAAGGAATGGCAGAAGCTGATGAAGGAGATGAGCGACCTCGAGCCAATCGTCAAGGAATACACTGCGTATAAGAAGGCAAAGGAAGAGCTTGAAGAAGCTAAGGAAATCCTCGATATGGAGGATGACGAAGAGCTGCGTGAGATGGCGCGTGAGGAGCTCAAGGCTAACGAAGCAGCGATTGAGGAGTTCACAGAGAACCTCAAGATTCTGCTTCTTCCAAAGGACCCTAACGATGATAAAAACGTAATCCTAGAGATCAGAGCGGGTACGGGCGGAGATGAGGCTGCGCTATTTGGAAGCGACCTGCTTCGTATGTATCTCAGATATGCTGAGAGAATGCGCTGGAAGACAGAGCTCATAGAGAGCAATGAGACTGAAATCGGCGGTGTTAAAGAAGTTGTTATGCTCGTCAAAGGTAAGGGTGCGTATTCCAGACTCAAGTACGAGAGTGGCGTCCACAGAGTACAGAGAGTTCCAGAGACTGAGTCGGGCGGCAGAGTGCATACATCGGCAGCTTCAGTTGCGGTAATGCCAGAAGTCGATGACGTTGAGGTTAACCTAGACCCTAACGACGTACGTGTAGACGTATATAGAGCATCTGGTAACGGTGGACAGTGTGTAAATACTACGGACTCTGCAGTTAGACTTACTCATATGCCAACTGGTCTCGTGGTAACTTGTCAGGACGAGAAGTCGCAGATTAAGAATAAGGAAAAGGCTTTCAAGGTTCTTAAGTCAAGATTATTCGATCTCATGCAGCAGGAGCAGAACGACAAGATTGCAGCAGAGAGAAAGTCACAGATCGGATCTGGAGACAGGTCAGAGAGAATTAGAACTTATAACTTCCCTCAGAGCAGGATCACGGACCACAGAATCAACCTGACTCTGTACAAGCTTGATTCGTTCCTCGACGGTGACCTCGATGAAGTGATCGATGCACTGATTACCGAGGATCAGGCGGAGAAGATGAGAGATTTCTAA
- a CDS encoding L-threonylcarbamoyladenylate synthase, translating to MKTRIILPDTDGISEAGAILRSGGLVAFPTETVYGLGANALDATATKHIYEAKGRPSDNPMIVHVANIDMLNGVASGVTDAQKAIMSKLWPGPITFVLHKNPAVPDVTTGGLDTVAVRWPSRREAAEIIEAAGVPIAAPSANLSGKPSPTTFEDVAEDMDGRIDAIVKGERTAIGIESTVLDLTSEVPTILRPGFITKSQIEEAVDGEVQYDPSLFKKPGADDFHPKSPGMKYKHYAPKAAVRIVEGSKSAVSAAIAELETEAVSNNMKTAVLDYMGNGDKAANNFFADLRQCDRDGVDIIYIAAYDWDEVGFSVMNRMVKSAGYDIVNV from the coding sequence ATGAAGACGAGAATTATCCTTCCTGACACCGATGGAATCTCTGAAGCTGGGGCTATCCTGCGCTCTGGCGGACTCGTGGCCTTTCCGACTGAGACGGTATATGGACTGGGGGCAAATGCCCTAGATGCGACTGCTACAAAGCATATATATGAGGCAAAGGGAAGACCTAGTGATAATCCGATGATCGTCCATGTGGCGAACATAGATATGCTTAACGGAGTAGCTTCAGGAGTAACCGATGCGCAGAAAGCCATTATGAGCAAGCTCTGGCCCGGGCCTATTACTTTCGTGCTTCACAAGAATCCAGCAGTTCCTGATGTTACAACAGGAGGGCTTGATACAGTTGCGGTCAGATGGCCGTCACGGCGCGAGGCTGCTGAGATTATTGAGGCGGCAGGCGTTCCAATTGCTGCGCCGAGTGCCAACCTATCTGGTAAACCGAGCCCGACTACATTCGAAGACGTTGCCGAGGATATGGACGGCAGAATCGATGCGATAGTCAAAGGCGAGAGGACAGCGATAGGTATAGAATCGACAGTTTTAGACCTAACGTCGGAAGTTCCTACAATACTTAGACCAGGATTCATAACGAAGAGCCAGATTGAAGAGGCTGTAGACGGTGAGGTTCAGTATGATCCATCTCTATTCAAAAAGCCTGGAGCAGATGACTTCCATCCGAAGTCACCAGGCATGAAGTATAAGCATTATGCACCGAAGGCTGCAGTTAGAATCGTAGAAGGCAGCAAGAGCGCGGTCTCTGCAGCAATCGCTGAACTAGAGACTGAGGCAGTGTCGAACAACATGAAGACAGCGGTACTTGACTATATGGGGAATGGTGACAAGGCGGCGAATAACTTTTTTGCAGACCTAAGGCAGTGCGACAGAGACGGTGTGGATATAATTTACATCGCTGCGTACGACTGGGATGAAGTCGGGTTTTCCGTTATGAACAGAATGGTCAAGTCGGCAGGTTACGACATCGTGAATGTCTAA
- the tyrS gene encoding tyrosine--tRNA ligase yields MIQIPDNVSKYTNVYDVLEERGLIEQCTDPKAMRDLLGSEKIKFYVGFDPTADCLHVGHLIQIIIFAYMLKYGHTPVALVGGGTVMIGDPSGRTDLRRMMDVEEIDANGKKFKDLFDRFLPFDDEWEYTGNGGVMKPGHQNREPKPGLAVSVNNAQWLRNLNYIEFAREIGSVFNVNDMLRAECYKRRLKEGLTFLEFNYMLMQGYDFYVMARDFGLKAQFGGNDQWSNIIAGVNIAKKKSDLDVYGMTFSLLTKSDGEKMGKTAGGALWLNEERVSVFDFFQYWRNVADADVNKCLRMLTFLPMDEVNRLSSLEGAEINQAKEILAYEVTKLVHGEDKAKKALEDARAVFASGGTNAATMPSVELDKASFEGEGFGLASLLKELGLAQSNGDAFRTIEQGGARINGEQVTDRKRRVTLADFEDGKLTIQKGKKKFIAVTLK; encoded by the coding sequence ATGATACAGATTCCAGATAATGTGAGTAAGTACACCAACGTATATGATGTACTTGAAGAAAGAGGCCTGATTGAGCAGTGCACAGACCCAAAGGCTATGCGCGACCTACTCGGAAGCGAGAAGATCAAGTTCTACGTAGGATTTGACCCAACTGCAGACTGTCTGCATGTTGGACACCTGATTCAGATTATTATATTTGCGTATATGCTCAAATATGGCCATACACCAGTGGCTCTCGTCGGCGGTGGAACTGTAATGATCGGAGATCCTTCTGGCAGAACTGACCTACGCCGCATGATGGACGTTGAAGAAATCGATGCAAACGGCAAGAAGTTCAAAGACCTATTTGACCGCTTCCTACCGTTCGATGACGAGTGGGAGTACACTGGTAACGGTGGTGTAATGAAACCGGGGCACCAGAACAGAGAGCCTAAGCCGGGCCTTGCGGTAAGCGTTAATAACGCGCAATGGCTAAGAAACCTCAACTATATCGAGTTCGCTCGTGAGATTGGCTCGGTATTTAACGTAAACGACATGCTGAGAGCAGAGTGCTATAAGAGAAGACTCAAGGAAGGACTTACTTTCCTAGAGTTCAATTACATGCTAATGCAAGGTTACGACTTCTACGTAATGGCGAGAGACTTCGGACTCAAGGCGCAGTTCGGAGGCAACGACCAGTGGTCCAACATCATCGCTGGTGTCAATATCGCTAAGAAGAAGTCAGACCTAGACGTATACGGTATGACTTTCTCGCTTCTCACCAAGAGCGATGGCGAGAAGATGGGCAAAACTGCAGGCGGTGCGCTCTGGCTCAATGAAGAAAGAGTTTCAGTGTTCGACTTCTTCCAGTACTGGCGAAATGTCGCAGATGCGGACGTTAACAAGTGCCTCCGTATGCTCACATTCCTGCCAATGGATGAGGTAAATAGACTATCTTCCCTCGAGGGCGCAGAGATTAATCAGGCAAAAGAAATTCTCGCTTACGAAGTCACTAAGCTAGTGCACGGCGAGGATAAGGCTAAGAAAGCACTAGAAGATGCTCGTGCGGTATTTGCTAGTGGAGGCACTAATGCAGCGACTATGCCATCCGTTGAACTAGACAAGGCTTCATTTGAAGGTGAAGGCTTCGGCCTAGCTAGCCTACTTAAGGAACTTGGACTAGCCCAGTCTAACGGTGACGCATTTAGAACGATAGAGCAGGGTGGTGCTAGAATCAACGGAGAGCAGGTTACCGACAGAAAGAGAAGAGTAACTCTCGCAGACTTCGAAGATGGAAAGCTTACAATTCAAAAGGGTAAGAAGAAATTCATTGCGGTGACACTGAAGTAG